Sequence from the Corallococcus sp. EGB genome:
GCCGCCCGCGAGGACTTCGCGCGCCACGTCACGGCCCCGCCCCCCGCGGTCGCCCTGGGCGGCCGGAGCGGCCTGGAGCGCGTCCCCGCCGAAGTGTCGCTGGACCCCTTCTCGCAGCCGGCCCCGGGCGCGCCCCCGCCGCCCGCGCCGCTGCCCGGAGGGCCCGCCAGCGGGAACCTCTCCCCCCTGCCGCCGCCGTCCACCAAGGCGAGCACCGACGCGCTGGTGAACCTGGACTGGATTCCCCTGCCGCGCTCGCGCGACCTGTGGAAGGTGGAGCTCGCGGTGCTGGGGATGATGTCCATCATCGCCGTGCTGCTGGGGCTCCAGGTGCTGGACGTCTTCGCGCCCACGTGGGGCGGCTCCGGCGCGTGGATGACCGCCTTCCTCTGGGGCTTCGGCCTGCACCAGGTGGGCAACGCCACGTTCGACGGGCTGTGGGGCATGGTGTCGCGGCTGGAGAAGTAGCCTTCAGGCCTTCCGGCCGCGGATGGCGCGCGCGGCCAGCCGGTCCACCAGCGACGGCGCCACCAGCTTGAGCACCTGTCCCACGCGGCCGGTGAGCGTCATCACCAGCTCGCGCTCGCGGCGCTCCATGGCGCGCAGGATGAGCGCCACACAGGTGTCCACGTCCATGGTGGGGCCGGACTCGTCGCGGGGGCTCTGGCCCAGGGGCTGGCCCTCCGGCCCCAGCGCGTGCGCGCGGATGTCCGTGGCCACGAAGCCCGGCGACACCACGAGCACGTCCGTGCCGGTGCCCAACAGTTCGATGCGCAGCGAATCGAAGAAGCCCTGCATGGCGTGCTTGCTGCCGGCGTAGCCGGTGCGCATGGGCACGCCCGTCTTGCCCGTCAGCGACGACACGGCGACGAGCAGTCCCTTGCGCGCCTTGATGTGCGGCAGCGCGTGGAAGGTGCAGTGCACCGCGCCCAGGTAGTTGATGCGGATGAG
This genomic interval carries:
- a CDS encoding SDR family oxidoreductase, whose product is MGGMQGKTVIVTGASAGIGEALSVALAGRGANVALAARDAQALERVKARCEAAGGKALAVPTDVGDPEACRRLVERTVEAFGGVDVLVNNAGITMHSRFEDVKDLGLYERLIRINYLGAVHCTFHALPHIKARKGLLVAVSSLTGKTGVPMRTGYAGSKHAMQGFFDSLRIELLGTGTDVLVVSPGFVATDIRAHALGPEGQPLGQSPRDESGPTMDVDTCVALILRAMERRERELVMTLTGRVGQVLKLVAPSLVDRLAARAIRGRKA